A single genomic interval of Ramlibacter pinisoli harbors:
- a CDS encoding LysR family transcriptional regulator gives MSLRRIDLNLLVVFEAIVAEASVSRAARRLHLSQPALSHALGRLREAFGDPILVRQGRAMEATPVALAALPEVRSILAQVGRLLSHGGRFDPATSERSVHIGASDHAAMLVLPRVLPRIRQEAPSLRLRVLHAGRADAPAMLRSGQLDLALGIFNTLTADLQSQPLLEERYLCAVARDSGIRPPRTVEAFLAAEHLNVLVQGDALGLIDEALAVRGQARRIVLTVPHFATAPALLAGSRMVYTGPESLLRRPGVAATLHVATPPVELPPFRTQMAWSQRTDQDEGLRWLRGCISDALARP, from the coding sequence ATGAGCTTGCGCCGCATCGACCTGAACCTGCTTGTCGTCTTCGAGGCCATCGTGGCCGAAGCCAGCGTCTCGCGCGCGGCGCGCCGGCTGCACCTGAGCCAGCCGGCCCTGTCGCACGCGCTGGGCCGGCTGCGCGAGGCGTTCGGCGATCCGATCCTGGTGCGGCAGGGCCGCGCGATGGAAGCGACGCCCGTCGCGCTGGCGGCCCTGCCCGAGGTGCGGTCCATCCTGGCGCAAGTGGGCCGCCTGCTGTCGCACGGCGGCCGCTTCGATCCGGCGACCTCCGAGCGCAGCGTGCACATCGGCGCGTCGGACCATGCCGCCATGCTGGTGCTGCCCCGGGTCCTGCCGCGCATCCGGCAGGAGGCACCGTCGCTGCGGCTGCGCGTCCTGCATGCCGGCCGGGCCGATGCACCGGCCATGTTGCGCTCGGGCCAGCTCGATCTCGCACTGGGCATCTTCAATACGCTCACGGCCGACCTGCAAAGCCAGCCGCTGCTGGAGGAGCGCTACCTCTGCGCCGTCGCACGCGACTCCGGCATCCGGCCGCCGCGGACCGTGGAGGCCTTCCTGGCCGCGGAGCACCTGAACGTGCTGGTGCAAGGCGACGCCCTGGGCTTGATCGACGAGGCGTTGGCCGTGCGTGGCCAGGCGCGTCGCATCGTCCTGACGGTGCCCCACTTCGCGACCGCGCCAGCGCTGCTGGCCGGATCGCGCATGGTCTACACCGGACCCGAGAGCCTGCTGCGAAGACCCGGTGTCGCGGCCACCTTGCATGTCGCGACGCCACCGGTCGAGCTGCCGCCGTTCCGCACGCAGATGGCCTGGTCGCAACGCACCGACCAGGACGAGGGGCTGCGCTGGCTCCGTGGCTGCATCAGCGACGCGCTGGCGAGACCCTAG
- a CDS encoding Bug family tripartite tricarboxylate transporter substrate binding protein — translation MTIFTGAGNARRRLLMAGALLATGVAHAQAPAARPIKLVVPFAAGGSTDAIARLVGQKLGEGLGQPVVVENRPGAAGAIASEQVAKAPGDGLTLLLATTSTHSILPVANPKLAYDAVADFAPVGLVARAPNVLVASPKSGAATMKDLVQLAKSKPGALSFASSGNGTITHLVAEAFNAAAGIQAVHIPYKTGVQALADVVSGQVDYQFDSIVWTLPQVRAGKIRGLAVTGIKRSALAPDLPTVAESGLAGFEGVTWFALVAPATTPRDVVARLNGELNKALQSTDVQDKLAAQGAEPAPGTPDDLARVMREDRVRWGKVARDAGVKFE, via the coding sequence ATGACGATATTCACCGGCGCGGGCAATGCCCGCCGCCGCCTGCTGATGGCCGGAGCCCTGCTGGCCACCGGCGTCGCCCACGCGCAAGCCCCGGCCGCGCGCCCGATCAAGCTGGTCGTTCCGTTCGCGGCGGGCGGTTCCACCGACGCCATCGCGCGCCTGGTCGGCCAGAAGCTCGGGGAAGGCCTCGGGCAGCCTGTCGTGGTGGAGAACCGGCCCGGCGCCGCCGGGGCCATCGCCAGCGAACAGGTCGCCAAGGCGCCCGGCGACGGCCTCACGCTGCTGCTGGCGACCACCAGCACGCATTCCATCCTGCCGGTGGCCAACCCGAAGCTGGCGTACGACGCGGTTGCGGACTTCGCGCCGGTTGGCCTGGTGGCACGGGCGCCCAACGTCCTGGTGGCCAGCCCGAAGTCCGGGGCCGCGACGATGAAGGACCTGGTGCAACTGGCGAAGTCCAAGCCGGGCGCGCTGAGCTTCGCCTCCAGCGGCAACGGCACCATCACGCACCTGGTGGCCGAGGCGTTCAACGCCGCCGCCGGCATCCAGGCCGTGCATATCCCGTACAAGACCGGCGTGCAGGCGCTGGCGGACGTGGTGTCGGGGCAGGTCGACTACCAGTTCGACTCGATCGTCTGGACCCTGCCGCAGGTGCGGGCCGGCAAGATCCGCGGGCTGGCGGTCACGGGCATCAAGCGCTCGGCGCTCGCGCCCGACCTGCCGACCGTCGCCGAGTCGGGCCTGGCCGGCTTCGAAGGCGTGACCTGGTTCGCGCTGGTCGCCCCCGCGACCACGCCCAGGGACGTGGTCGCCCGCCTCAATGGCGAACTGAACAAGGCGCTGCAGTCGACCGACGTGCAGGACAAGCTGGCCGCCCAGGGCGCCGAGCCGGCACCCGGCACCCCCGACGACCTGGCTCGCGTGATGCGAGAGGACCGCGTCCGGTGGGGCAAGGTGGCGCGCGACGCAGGAGTGAAATTCGAATGA
- a CDS encoding AI-2E family transporter — protein sequence MIEERQVDQALLAVPRPETLDPREPPHTVLHATTDVRRVGVAILATVAAMAMLKWASAFFIPLLVSFVFYYALSPIVDAMARLRIPRAAGAALLVIGMLVSGGGAAWWLADDANTIINSLPVAAQRLRQLLNEKLGQSHGALQPVQRAADELAQVVEDAAGRSTSRAPSGVQRVRVEKPQFDIREHLWSGAMGLTTAVGQMVLVTFLTYFLLVSGDSFRRKLVKITGPGLAQKKLTVQALDEINVQIQRYLLVQLLTSLGVGIVSGAAFAWIGLTHAAAWGVAAGLLNLVPYLGSILIAVCSGAAAFLQTGDAELPTMVVGASLVIHTMTGNLIVPWLTSAASSINAVSVFVGVLFWAWLWGVWGLLLGVPVMMIIKAVCDRVDNLKPLGELLGD from the coding sequence ATGATCGAAGAGCGGCAGGTGGATCAGGCTCTCCTCGCGGTCCCGCGTCCTGAGACGCTCGATCCGAGGGAGCCGCCGCACACGGTGCTGCACGCGACCACAGACGTGCGCAGGGTTGGTGTCGCCATCCTGGCCACCGTTGCGGCCATGGCAATGCTGAAGTGGGCCAGTGCCTTCTTCATTCCCTTGTTGGTGAGCTTCGTCTTCTACTACGCGCTGTCGCCGATCGTGGATGCGATGGCCCGACTTCGCATTCCGCGCGCCGCGGGCGCCGCCCTGCTCGTCATTGGCATGCTCGTTAGCGGCGGCGGTGCCGCTTGGTGGCTCGCGGATGACGCCAACACCATCATCAACTCACTGCCTGTCGCGGCGCAGCGCCTGCGGCAATTGCTGAACGAGAAGTTGGGCCAGAGTCACGGGGCGCTGCAGCCGGTGCAACGTGCTGCGGACGAGCTGGCGCAGGTGGTGGAGGACGCCGCCGGGCGTAGCACTTCGAGGGCGCCGAGCGGCGTTCAGCGCGTGCGCGTCGAGAAGCCTCAGTTCGACATCCGTGAGCACCTATGGAGCGGTGCCATGGGGCTGACCACCGCCGTGGGCCAGATGGTGCTGGTGACCTTCCTCACCTACTTCCTGCTGGTGTCCGGCGACAGCTTCCGGCGCAAGCTTGTCAAGATCACTGGGCCGGGGCTGGCGCAGAAGAAGCTCACCGTACAAGCGCTCGACGAGATCAACGTCCAGATCCAACGCTACCTGCTGGTGCAGTTGCTCACCAGCCTCGGCGTTGGCATCGTCTCCGGTGCGGCGTTCGCCTGGATCGGACTGACGCACGCCGCCGCTTGGGGGGTGGCAGCCGGCCTCCTGAATCTGGTTCCCTACTTGGGCTCCATCCTCATTGCCGTCTGCAGCGGAGCCGCGGCTTTCCTGCAGACCGGCGATGCCGAACTGCCGACCATGGTAGTGGGCGCCTCACTCGTCATCCACACCATGACGGGTAACCTCATAGTCCCCTGGCTGACTAGCGCCGCAAGCAGCATCAACGCTGTATCGGTGTTTGTAGGCGTGCTGTTCTGGGCTTGGCTCTGGGGAGTGTGGGGCCTGCTGTTGGGCGTGCCAGTGATGATGATCATCAAGGCGGTGTGCGACCGTGTCGACAACTTGAAACCACTGGGCGAGTTGCTGGGCGATTGA
- a CDS encoding isocitrate lyase/PEP mutase family protein, translating into MNRFRELVASERPLVLPGAHDALSALLIRQTGFKAFFIGGFPVAGVRHGLPDLGLLGLREFADAYRDILAVTDLPALVDADNGYGDVKNVVHTVRTLEALGAQALFFEDQVSPKRCGHIAGKAIVPAQEMAAKIRAAASERSNPDTFLIARTDAREVVGLDEALRRGEQYLRAGADGLFIESPMSVEEMARIGREFDVPLLANMLEGGRTPILRPAQLEELGFRIVIYGISLLMRATASMRETLADIASGELRLSGTGVSFDDYKRIVGIDEWTRIEDSYKA; encoded by the coding sequence ATGAACCGTTTCCGTGAACTGGTCGCCTCCGAGCGACCCCTGGTGCTGCCCGGTGCGCATGACGCGCTGTCGGCGCTTCTCATCCGGCAGACGGGATTCAAGGCCTTCTTCATCGGTGGCTTCCCGGTCGCGGGCGTGCGCCACGGCCTTCCCGACCTGGGCCTGCTGGGCCTGCGCGAATTCGCCGATGCCTACCGCGACATCCTGGCGGTCACGGACCTGCCGGCGCTGGTGGACGCCGACAACGGCTACGGCGACGTGAAGAACGTCGTGCACACGGTGCGTACGCTGGAAGCGCTCGGCGCCCAGGCGCTGTTCTTCGAGGACCAGGTCAGTCCCAAGCGTTGCGGCCACATCGCGGGCAAGGCCATCGTGCCGGCGCAGGAGATGGCGGCCAAGATCCGCGCGGCGGCGTCCGAGCGCAGCAATCCCGACACCTTCCTGATCGCCCGCACCGACGCGCGCGAGGTGGTCGGCCTGGACGAGGCGCTGCGCCGCGGCGAGCAGTACCTGCGCGCCGGCGCGGACGGCCTGTTCATCGAGTCGCCGATGAGCGTGGAGGAGATGGCCCGCATCGGCCGGGAGTTCGACGTCCCGTTGCTGGCCAACATGCTCGAGGGCGGCCGCACGCCCATCCTGCGGCCGGCGCAGCTCGAGGAGCTGGGCTTCCGCATCGTGATCTACGGTATCTCGCTGCTGATGCGGGCCACCGCCTCCATGCGCGAGACGCTGGCCGACATCGCGTCTGGCGAGTTGCGGCTGAGCGGCACGGGGGTCAGTTTCGACGACTACAAGCGCATCGTCGGGATCGACGAATGGACGCGGATCGAAGACAGCTACAAAGCGTAG